The DNA segment CATTTCGGACTGAAAGTGTTTGTGGTGGGTGAAATCACGACTCCCGCAATTGGCGCTGGAGATCTTTTGATTGCAGCCTCCGGTTCAGGTACCACTTCCTCCATTTTGACCGCTGCAGAAAAGGCCGTAAAGGTAGGCGCCAAGGTGCTTTCATTTTCTACCACATTGGATTCGCCCCTGGCAAAATTAGCCGCACATACGATCATTCTTCCTGCTGCACAGAAAGAAGACCATGGCAAAAGTATTTCTGAACAATATGCCGGAAGCTTATTTGAACAGGGATTGTGGCTGCTTACCGATGCGATCTTTCAAACGATGTGGGCAGAAAAAGAGGTTCCGGCAGCAGTACTTTGGAAAAGACATGCGAACCTGGAATAAGTAATAAAGAACTTGAATAGAAAAGAATCGGAATAGAAATAAAAACAAATCATATTATGGCAAAATTACAAGTAGCAATAGATTTATTGAGTACAACAGAAGCATTGGCATTGGTGGCCAAGATTGCTCCCTATATTGATATTATTGAATTAGGTACCCCTCTCATTAAAAAAGAAGGTTTAGCTGTGGTGACAGCCATGAAGGCAGCTTATCCGGACAAACTCGTTTTTGCTGATCTAAAAACAATGGATGCCGGAGAATTGGAAGCGGATATCGCATTTAAAGCAGGTGCAGATCTGGTAACGGTTTTAGGTGCCGCAGGCGATGCTACCATCGCTGGTGCGATTAAAGCAGGAAAAGCACACGGTAAAGGTGTGGTGGTAGATACCATTGGCGTGGCTGACCGTGTTAAACGTGCTCAGGAAGCGATCGCATTGGGCGCTGAGTTTGTAGAGTTACATGCAGGTTTAGATGAGCAATGGACCGAAGGATATTCCATCCAGGTGTTGATCGATGAAGCGGCAAAAGCAGGTGTTCCGGTTTCTATTGCAGGTGGTGTAAACCTCAATAACGTGACTGCGGTAATTAAAGCTGGTGCAATCGTAGCAGTAGCTGGTGCAGCCATTTATGGTGCAGAAGATCCTGCAGCTGCGGCAAAAGGCTTACGTGAAGCGATTGATGCAGTAGCATAACGTATAAATAAATTGTTGAAACTGACCGTCTGGAGAATTATCTTCAGGCGGTCTTTTTTTTAATCCTGATTATTTCCTAATAGTCGTTATATATACTCGTTTCTTTTTCATTTGCACAAGATATTGGTATGGAATTTAAAAGTCCCGGGACCGTCGTTAACCTGAGGTTTTAAACAGGAAGGGCTTTTCTGGATAAAGGGAGAAGTTATTCTGGGAATTTGTTGCTACTTTTAAGGCTGGATAGGCGGATGAATAGCTTTATCCGGCAAGTTCAAATGAAAGAAACAGAAAAGAAACCAGTCTTTAATTCCTTGTTAAAGCAGTACCTTCATTTTGGGTTGCCGGTAGATGAAATTGATGAGAAAATTGATTTTACCATTCATCATTTGCAGGACATTCACCTGGATCTTCCTTTTAAATCTCCGGTTTACAGGGCCAACTTTTTCTCTTTTGTTTTCGTGAAAGACGGGCATGGTCAATACACCACCGACGAACTTGTTTTCGATACCTTGCCCGGAACGATTTATTTCACCAATCCCGGCCATTATAAATCCCATGAATGGAAGGACCTGAAGGAGGTCTGTCTGATCACCCTCAGTGAATCTTTTTTAAAGGAAAATGTACATCATGATGTTTTCGAAGAGTTTCCTTTTCTCCTGGCGGAAACAGTTTTGCCAAGACTGCTGGCCCCGGAATCATTCTCTGAATTTGAACAATTGTACCTGCAGATCCGAAAGGAATATTTAGCAGCTTCTCCGTACCGGAACAGGATCATAGGAAACCTGTTTGTTGTCTTGTTATGGAAAATAAAAGAATACTTCTGGAAAGATTATAACCCGATTTATGAAGGCGACAGAAGTTCTCAGATCGTTAAAATTTTTAAACAGAACCTTGAAAAACATTACCGGGATTTAAGCGCCGGAAAAATAAGCCAGGTTTTTCGTGTTCAGGAATATGCAGATGCTCAAAATCTGCATCCCAACTATTTAAGTCATGTGCTGAAAAGCAAAACAGGAAAAGCCATCGGTACCTGGATTGCAGAGAAAACAATCGCAGAAGCAAAATCATTATTACAGCAGTCGCCGGTTTCAATCAAAGAGATGGCCTTTCTTTTGGGGTTTTCTGAATCCGCCCATTTCAGCAATTACTTTAAAAAACATACCGGACTGTCTCCTGTATCGTATCGTAAAGGGCAACAGCTTACTTAAACCTTAGCGATTTGCAGGTAAGGCCTTAGGATCTGCACTTTTTCGGCAGCAACGAATTAGCTACATTACTTCGTGATTTCTTTCTTGTGGTTTGTTTTTCTTATCATTATCATCAAACAAAATAAGCGTGCTGTTGCATGTTTAAATAGCATTTAGATGCTACCTATTTAACCACATGAAATGAAGAAAAAAACAGGCTTGTTGTTATTTGCCACTTTAATTATCCAGCTGTCATTTGCCCAGCAAATAAAAAAAACGCTGCCCGAAAGCCATATAGATAAAAAGGTTGGGAAGGGATTGATTAATGTACAGAGTGATTATGGAGTCAAAGAAACCATGAACAGATTGGTAGCGGCTGTGGAATCAAAAGGGATGACGGTTTTTCTGAGGATGGATCATGCAGAAAATGCGGTTAAACAAGGCTTACAATTGAGGCCAACGGAACTGATCTTTTTCGGAAATCCTAAAGCAGGAACCATATTGATGCAGGATCAGCAGATTTCCGGCCTTGACCTGCCGCTAAAAGTATTGGTTTGGGAAGATGAGACAGGAAAGGTCTGGCTACACTATAATGATGTCAATTGGATGGCAGAAAGACATGGCTTAACGGATAAGAGTAAAGGCATTAAAAAAACGATGGAAGCCGGATTGGCCGCTTTGGTGAATGCGGCGGCAAAAGCTAAATAATCCGAATGCAATTTGAAAAAAATAATATTTCCCCGTAGAATAATGGTTTAAATATTTTTATATTTAAGGATGACGGAAAGTACAATCATCCAGCCTGTTAAGTCTAAGGAAAGAACAGTTATAGTCGACATTCTGCGGGCATGGGCCTTGCTTGGTGTAGCCATCGGAAATTACGTCGATTACTTTGGCATAGGGAAGCCCATAAAACATGCTCCGGATAAAGTATCGGATGTCCTGGCCCTGGTAAATCAGTACTTTTTTGCCGCAAAATCATGGACCTTACTGAGCGTATTATTTGGCTATGGCTTTGCCGTCTTAATGAATAACATCGCAGAGAAAGGCAAAAATCCATTCTTATTTTTTTCTAAACGGATGTTCTGGCTGTTTGTTCTTGCCTTCATCAATTCTGCCTTTTGGTTTGGCGATATTTTAAAAGACTATGCTTTTTTAGGTCTGGTATTGTTGCTGTTTTATCAGGCATCTGCAAAAACAGCCTTTAGAACAAGTATTTTATTGCTGCTCATTGTTCCCTTTGTTTCGGCCTGGCTGGCTTCTGTTTCTCATTATGACAACAGTAAAGAGATGGCGAAAATTTTGCCGCTTTATTACAGTCACAATTGGATTGATGTATTTGTCATGAACCTCAAGGGAACTTATTTCCTGGAAGTGATCAATCCCCAATATGCAATCACTGTTCACATTGTGATGTTTGCCTGTATGTTGCTTGGTTTTGCTGCCCAGCGGATTGGCTTTTTTGACAGATTGCCCGAGTTTAAAAAGCAATTAAAAACCTTGTTTTGGATCAGTCTGGCAGCGGCGATTATCTTAAATGTCGTGTTAAAGATGGCGGCTAGCCATGAGTTGAAACTACTAAAATTTTTTAGGCCCGGGTTTTGGGTGATTTTAAGTACCATGCTGAGTATCATGTCTGGTATTTGCTGGCTTTATATCAGTGGCAAGCTAAAGTCCGTTTTTTCTGGATTGCAATTTATGGGCAAGATGACCCTGACCAATTATATGACGCAAAATGTGATCGCAACATTCCTGTTTTTAAATGTTGGGTTCGGGTGGTTTAATACGAAACCCTACTGGTTTTATGTCTTGGCTGCGGTAACGGTTTTTGTTGCCCAGATATTCATTAGCAAATGGTGGTTAAGCCATTATAACTATGGTCCTATGGAGTGGATCTGGCGTCAGTTAAGTTATGGGAAGCGATTACCGATTAAGAAAGTAAAGGAAATCAAAGCATAGTCCATCTTTTTCCTTGTAAAATCCATCAAATTTTTAATCATTTTATCATAAATTTATGGATAGGGTTGGGAATTAAATTGATCAACACAAGAAACCAAATAAATCTTTGTATGTATCGCAGGCTTTTTTATTTAATGCTGGCGTTTGTGGCGGTTGTATATACCATACAGGCCTGCAATTCGTCGGCCAGTCAGGTTGTTGAGGAGCAGATACCGGATAAGGTCAGCTATAACTTTCATGTCCGACCAATTCTGTCTGATAAATGTTTCACCTGTCATGGGCCCGATGCGAACAAACGGGAGGCAGGACTAAGGCTTGATATCGCTGAAGAAGCTTATAAAGCACTAAAGGAAAACCCTTCTGCACATGCGCTTGTTCCTTTCAAACCTGAGGCTTCTGAGGTTTTTCTTCGCATTTCTTCTACCGACTCCGCCTTGATGATGCCACCCAAATCTTCTAATCTGAAGCTGACTGCCCATGAAATTTCTATGATAGAGAAATGGATCAGACAAGGTGCTAAATATGAACGCCATTGGGCCTTTAACCCTCCAAAAGCTCCGGCCATCCCTAAAGTGAAAACAGAAGACTGGGCAAAGAATGAAATCGATCATTTTATCCTGGAAAAGCTGGAACAAAAAGGGGTAAAACCCAATGCCGAAGCAGATAAAGAAAGGCTATTGAAAAGACTCAGCCTCGACCTGACCGGTTTACCTCCCGGTATAGATGTCATGGACAAATTTCTCGCCGATGGCAGCAGTAATGCCTATGCGAAAGTAGTAGAATCGTTGTTGCAAAGTCCTGCATATGGTGAGAAAATGGCCCTTCACTGGCTGGATGTTTCCCGTTATGCGGATTCCCATGGGTATCAGGACGACAATTACCGCTCTCAATGGCCATGGAGAGATTGGGTGATTCATGCGTTTAATAAAAATATACCTTACGACCAGTTCATTACCTGGCAGCTTGCAGGTGATCTCATGCCGGATGCGACGAAAGAACAATTGCTCGCTACGGGCTTTAACCGCAACCATAAAATCACAGAAGAGGGTGGGGTGATCGACGAAGAATACCGTGTAGAGTATGTGACCGATCGGACCAATGCCTTTGGTAAAGCATTATTGGGGGTCACTTTAGAATGTGCACATTGTCATGATCATAAATACGATCCCTTCTCTCAAAAGGAATATTATCAGGTATTTGCTTTCTTTAATAATGTAAAGGAAGTGGGACTGGAAGCCACAGTTGGAGGACCGGAAACCTATGCCAAGAAGCCTTTGATGGAAATCAGTAATGAGGACGTTAAAAAGATCTTATCCTTTGTCAATAAGCAGGATACGAGCCGTTTGATCGTTTCCGTGATGGGCGATAGAGATACTTTAAGAAAAACATACATCCTAAACCGGGGAGTCTATGATGCCCATGGTACGGAAGTCGAGGCTGGAACACCTAAATCGGTTTTGCCTTTCGGAAAGCAGTACGCTAAAAATAGACTTGGGTTATCTAAATGGTTGTTCGATAAACAAAATCCGCTGACCTCCAGGGTCTTTGTGAATCAGGTCTGGCAGGAATTTTTTGGACGTGGCCTGGTGAAGACCTCAGGAGATTTTGGAATGCAGGGCGAGTTGCCTTCCCATCCGGAATTGCTGGACTGGCTGGCGGTAGATTTTATGAACCATGGCTG comes from the Pedobacter sp. FW305-3-2-15-E-R2A2 genome and includes:
- a CDS encoding DUF302 domain-containing protein, giving the protein MKKKTGLLLFATLIIQLSFAQQIKKTLPESHIDKKVGKGLINVQSDYGVKETMNRLVAAVESKGMTVFLRMDHAENAVKQGLQLRPTELIFFGNPKAGTILMQDQQISGLDLPLKVLVWEDETGKVWLHYNDVNWMAERHGLTDKSKGIKKTMEAGLAALVNAAAKAK
- a CDS encoding PSD1 and planctomycete cytochrome C domain-containing protein — protein: MYRRLFYLMLAFVAVVYTIQACNSSASQVVEEQIPDKVSYNFHVRPILSDKCFTCHGPDANKREAGLRLDIAEEAYKALKENPSAHALVPFKPEASEVFLRISSTDSALMMPPKSSNLKLTAHEISMIEKWIRQGAKYERHWAFNPPKAPAIPKVKTEDWAKNEIDHFILEKLEQKGVKPNAEADKERLLKRLSLDLTGLPPGIDVMDKFLADGSSNAYAKVVESLLQSPAYGEKMALHWLDVSRYADSHGYQDDNYRSQWPWRDWVIHAFNKNIPYDQFITWQLAGDLMPDATKEQLLATGFNRNHKITEEGGVIDEEYRVEYVTDRTNAFGKALLGVTLECAHCHDHKYDPFSQKEYYQVFAFFNNVKEVGLEATVGGPETYAKKPLMEISNEDVKKILSFVNKQDTSRLIVSVMGDRDTLRKTYILNRGVYDAHGTEVEAGTPKSVLPFGKQYAKNRLGLSKWLFDKQNPLTSRVFVNQVWQEFFGRGLVKTSGDFGMQGELPSHPELLDWLAVDFMNHGWNIKRLVKQIVSSATYRQSAVVSAEKLRTDPENILLARAPRYRIPAESVRDVVLASSGLLVKTIGGPSVKPYQPGGLWEAATSGRGILANYKQDHGQSLYRRGMYTFIKRTVPPPTMAIFDASNRDQCEVKRLNTNTPLQALVMLNDPTVLEASRVLAAKLLQENTAVEAKVIKAFRLIVCRNPNEKEIKLLSSYYTDQLKVFAQKSKAEKVLAVGEYPIPEKINKSNLAAMMGVMTTIYNLEETITKT
- a CDS encoding DUF418 domain-containing protein — its product is MTESTIIQPVKSKERTVIVDILRAWALLGVAIGNYVDYFGIGKPIKHAPDKVSDVLALVNQYFFAAKSWTLLSVLFGYGFAVLMNNIAEKGKNPFLFFSKRMFWLFVLAFINSAFWFGDILKDYAFLGLVLLLFYQASAKTAFRTSILLLLIVPFVSAWLASVSHYDNSKEMAKILPLYYSHNWIDVFVMNLKGTYFLEVINPQYAITVHIVMFACMLLGFAAQRIGFFDRLPEFKKQLKTLFWISLAAAIILNVVLKMAASHELKLLKFFRPGFWVILSTMLSIMSGICWLYISGKLKSVFSGLQFMGKMTLTNYMTQNVIATFLFLNVGFGWFNTKPYWFYVLAAVTVFVAQIFISKWWLSHYNYGPMEWIWRQLSYGKRLPIKKVKEIKA
- the hxlB gene encoding 6-phospho-3-hexuloisomerase, with translation MKEQNFSIAIKANMELILKEQLSLSAKIDFTQVATFIPYVYSADRLFLIAAGRSGLALKAAAMRLMHFGLKVFVVGEITTPAIGAGDLLIAASGSGTTSSILTAAEKAVKVGAKVLSFSTTLDSPLAKLAAHTIILPAAQKEDHGKSISEQYAGSLFEQGLWLLTDAIFQTMWAEKEVPAAVLWKRHANLE
- the hxlA gene encoding 3-hexulose-6-phosphate synthase; the encoded protein is MAKLQVAIDLLSTTEALALVAKIAPYIDIIELGTPLIKKEGLAVVTAMKAAYPDKLVFADLKTMDAGELEADIAFKAGADLVTVLGAAGDATIAGAIKAGKAHGKGVVVDTIGVADRVKRAQEAIALGAEFVELHAGLDEQWTEGYSIQVLIDEAAKAGVPVSIAGGVNLNNVTAVIKAGAIVAVAGAAIYGAEDPAAAAKGLREAIDAVA
- a CDS encoding AraC family transcriptional regulator, with the protein product MKETEKKPVFNSLLKQYLHFGLPVDEIDEKIDFTIHHLQDIHLDLPFKSPVYRANFFSFVFVKDGHGQYTTDELVFDTLPGTIYFTNPGHYKSHEWKDLKEVCLITLSESFLKENVHHDVFEEFPFLLAETVLPRLLAPESFSEFEQLYLQIRKEYLAASPYRNRIIGNLFVVLLWKIKEYFWKDYNPIYEGDRSSQIVKIFKQNLEKHYRDLSAGKISQVFRVQEYADAQNLHPNYLSHVLKSKTGKAIGTWIAEKTIAEAKSLLQQSPVSIKEMAFLLGFSESAHFSNYFKKHTGLSPVSYRKGQQLT